The DNA segment TCTGTCAGTGAATAAAGCGCTCCGTAATCGTCGTTCGTGACGTAATTGACATCATCGGTATTACTTTTCCCAAACACGACAAAAGGCTTTTTGAGTTTACGAAGCAATGAAATCCGCTCGTCCTCAGGTTCCTCATAAAAAAGAACCGCCCCATCGATAAAACTGGCCCCAGAGCGCAGAAGCGAATTTTCCAGATCGTCTCCTTGATCAAAATATTCCACCATGACATTAAACTGATGCGCCCGACATTCTAAAATCAGCTTTTCTAACAAAATATGAAACCACTTTAACGGATAAGCTTCTGATTTTTTTACTGAGATGAGAATGTTTTTGTACGACGTACTGCGTAAATGGCGGGCATACGAGTTCGGTGTATAATTTAACTCTTCGATGACTTTTTGAATCGCCTCATACGTCGAGGCGCGTACGTTCTTCTCCCCATTCACCACACGGGAAACCGTTTTTGGTGAAAATCCTGAAATCTTGGCTATATCATAAATTGTTATTTTCCCCATCGTTCGCCTCCGAAATGCTTTTTCGCCCCTCTAAGTTAGCGGCAAGTTGTTTAATGACTTTGTCTCATCATACTATAGTTTATAATCTGGCATCAAAGCCTGTTAGGAAACGGTTAAAGAAACCACTCCTCCTTCTTATCTTCCACCTGTTATAAAGCAAAACGACTCATCTTAGTCATGAAAAAACTGCACCTTCAATGGTTAGCTGTAACCTAACCATCGAGGTGCAGATGTCGTTTTTCACAAGCTTGACCGGGCTACCCGCTTCTTGCTCACTTATGCCTCAATATGAATGCCGATCTGTTCATTTTCCAGCT comes from the Litoribacterium kuwaitense genome and includes:
- a CDS encoding LacI family DNA-binding transcriptional regulator, which translates into the protein MGKITIYDIAKISGFSPKTVSRVVNGEKNVRASTYEAIQKVIEELNYTPNSYARHLRSTSYKNILISVKKSEAYPLKWFHILLEKLILECRAHQFNVMVEYFDQGDDLENSLLRSGASFIDGAVLFYEEPEDERISLLRKLKKPFVVFGKSNTDDVNYVTNDDYGALYSLTEYLLAQGHRQMMMMIGANSIVNADRVQGAKDAYEAQSFNPGWVDVVYDMRTTEDVYRYAHNRYKELKHLPDAIFVSGDEKVAGLFRAFHELQIDVPRDVSVIGFDDIPLAAYYVPSLTTIAQNYVELAKKVVHNLLDLMEDKKPTSLEIPTELILRESVRRR